Below is a genomic region from Longimicrobium sp..
CGCGGTTGAAGGCGGCGCCATGCGCGGCCGCTTTTGCATGCCGTTCCCGCTCCACCGTGGCGGCGGCTTCGTTCGCGGCCGCGAACAGCTCCTCGAACCGGCGCAGGTCCTCCTCGCGCTGGAAGCGCAGCTCGCGGCCCCCGGCGTACTCCACCCGCGGGTCGATGCGGACCAGGTGGCGGTGAATATCCAGCAGTGCCTCCGCCAGCCGCACCGATCCCTGCACCGGGCGCACGGGCTCGGGCGGGACGATGTCGCGGATCTCGCTGGCGGGGAGCCCCGACTCCCGCGCCAGCGCCGCGATGTGCTCGTCCGTCCACGCCGCCGCGGTCCTGTCGATCTCGGTGATGGCGGCGAGGCGGGCTTCCAGGTGCTTCCCCACTTCGGGGTGGGCGCGCGCGTTCGCCTGGTACTGCCCGGTCTCCCAGGCCGCGATCATCTTCTCGCTCGCCAGGCCGTGCCGCTTCATCACCTCCCGGGTCCAGAGCGTGCCGTCCAACGTTATCCGGCTCAAGACCCAGATCCGCTTCGCCCGGGTGGTGGTGGGGACGGGCCGGCCGGTGCTCTCCGGCGGCGGGGCGCTGCCCGTGGTGTCCTGCCCCCACACGCGCAGGTCGACCAGGTGCTCGATCTCCCGCGCCACCTCGTCCTTTTCCGTGACGGCCCGGTCGGTGTTCGTGGACACGCGGTAGAAGAAGGTCCCGACGACCGCGCACGCGGCTACGAGGAGGGCCCAATCGAGGGCCGTACGCCACCTGGGGCGCTCCGGCGGCGGAGGTGGGCGGGGCGGCAGCGGCCGCTGCACGGGGAGCGGAGGCATGCCGGCTCCACAGGTGGCGCATGCGGTGGAGCCGTCGGGCAGGGCGGCGCCGCACTCGCGGCAGGCGGTCGAGGACATCGCGGGTGGGGCAAGAGGTTGTGATCCGTCAAAGGATCAAGATGTCACGCAAAGGCGCAAAGACGCGAAGGAAAGGCACGACTTTATTTGCGCCTTTGCGTCTTTGCGTGAGACCTTCTTTCCTTCGATGCACACGGATGGCGGCTTCAGGGGCTCTCGCTTGCGAGCAGCGCTTGCAGGCGGTCCAGGTTCTGCTCGTTGGCGGGATCGCAGATGGGGCGAAGCCGTTCAGCGGTCTCGGGGGTCTCGAACTCCTGAACCCAGGTGAGATGCGTGTGGCCATCCTGGGGGGTCAGGGTCACCGTCAGCGTGAACAACGGCTCGACGACGTGCTCGATCACGATGCGGGTGTCGGGCTGGATCTCGCGGAAGACGCTCTCGTTGGGGTAGTCGGCGCCGTTCGGTCCGTGCATCACGAAGACCCACCGCCCGCCGGGCTTGAACTCGAACCGCTCAAAGGTGTTTGTGAAGCCGCTCGGGCCCCACCACCGGGCGAGCTGTTCCGGCTGCTCGAAGGCAGCGAATATCGCTCGCGGGCTGGCCGGCAAAAGGCGCTCGGTGCTGAGGGCGGCGCTCGGGTTGTTCGCTTGGGACATCGGCGGCTCTGCTGGAGGATGGGCGGGTCGCGCTCCGGACGACGGTGCACTAGCCTTGCGCGCGCAGCCGCTCGAAGCAAGGGTTATCGCTGACGGCTGTCCCTTTTCTCACGCTTGTTGGAGGCCACGTGCCGCTCTCCCTCGCCCGGATCCGCACACACACGGCTGCACTGGCCCTCGGGGCCGCGCTCCTTGCGCCGGCGGGTGCACAGGCGCAGTGGCGCACCGCACCGTCCGCGGAATTCGGCGGCACGGCGCGGCATCCGTTCGAAGCTCGCCACACGCTTCCGCTCACGCCGACTGAGAGGGTCGCGCAGGCGGGTCCGCTCTACGGCACCAGCACCGATCTGCAGCTGGTCGCCTTCGGCGCCGCGCTCCTCTACGGCGGGTACCGGCTCAAGGAGGCGGATCACCCGTACCTGGGCGGAACGGTTGGATTCTTTGGCCTGCTCAGCTTCGTTTTCGGCTTCGTAGATCTGATCGATCCACACCGCTACCCCGCCCCGGCTCCGCGCGACACCGCACGAGCCCCCTGACGGGTCGCGCCACCGTTCAGGTCGTCCGTGCCGGATCGGGCCCGCTCCGACAGGAGGCATGGCGGACGATGCGTATCTCCATGCTGTTGGACGAATAGCCGAGCAGCGATCGGGTGCTCTGCTCGATCCAGTAGACGGATTCGGTACCGTTCTCGTCCACCGTCTCCAACCGCCACGCCTGGCAGCGCGCGCCGTCGCCCGCCTGCACCGACTCCGCGCGCGCCACGCGAACGGAGATCACCCCGTCGACTCCCGCCGGGGTCCACGTGGCCAGATCGTACGAGCGGCCCGCCTCCAGCGGCAGCGACGCGAGCACGAGGTCGATGGAGTTCCCGTAGAACAGTGGTTCGCTCAGCGTCTCGTCGATCGTGCGCTCCTCCCTTTCGGGCGGGGTGTGCGTCCCCTTCGCGCGTCCGGGCGGGAAGGCCAGGCGGCTGATTCCGTTCAACCCCCGGCTCTCCACGAAGAGCGGCGCCAGGCCCGGCCGGCGCACGGCGAACGAATCCACGCTGATCTCTCGCGCGCCGAACGACATCCGCTCCACGCGCAGCAGAGCCGTATCGCCGAGCGCGGCGGTGCGGATCACGAGCTCGATCGGGTCGGCCCCGTCCACTTTCATCGTAAAGGTGTCGGTGCGCGCGGCGATGCGCGATGCGTCGAGGAGCGGGCTTCCGGGGCGCACTTCCACTCCCGGCGGGTCCTGCGCGCACGCGGCGAGGGGGAAGAGCACGGATGCCGCGAGCGTGGCGGCCAGGATGAGGCGCATCAGGGTTTCTCGGGCTGGCGGGGATGGGGAGCGGAACGATGGCTGAATTCCGCTCCCCGGACAAGGCCGGGAACCGCAACTGCATGGCTCACACAGAGACACAGAGACACAGAGAGAACCGCGAAGGGCTTCTCTGTGGCTGTTCAGGTCACTCGATCCGCAGCGCCAGCACCGGGTCGATGGTGCTGGCGCGGTGGGCGGGGATCCAGACGGCGACCGACGCGACCACGAACACCAGCGCACCCACCGCGATGCCGAGCAGCGGCGAGCTGGACAGCGGCACGTTCAGCTTCGCGTCGATCAGGCGCGTGGCGAGCAGGCTGAGCGGCAGGCCCAGGAGGAGGCCGAGCGCGCTCAGGGCGAGCCCTTTAGCGAAGAACATCCGCACCACCTGGCGCCGCTGCGCACCGAGCGCCGTGCGGATGCCGATCTCGCGCGTGCGCTGGCCGACGGCGAACGACACGACCGCGTACAGACCGATTGCGGAGAGGAGGAGGGCGAGAACGCCGCCCACCGCCACGGCCCCGCCGGCCCGCATGACGGAGCGCCGCGCCTCTGCTTCGCGCTGCTCCAGCGTCTGGGCACGGTTGATGGACATCTGCGGCGCTTCGGCGGCGACGGCTTCGCGCATGGCGTTCAGCATGGGGAGCGCCGGGCCCGCCGTGCGCGCGACCACCCCCATGTTCATGGACGAATACGGCACGTACACGCGGACTTGGCCGTTGGCCTCGCTCGGGCCCGCGGCCGCTTCGTCCACCACGCCCACCACGACCATCGCGGCGGAGCCCGGGCGGTTCGGCTGGCCGATGACGAGGCGGCGGCCCAGCGGGTCGGCGCCGCCCCACAGCCGCCGTGCCAGGTCGCGGCCGATGATCGCACGATCGTACGACGGTGCGCGCGCCATGCCGTCCGCCGGGTGCGCGTACTCGGGGGCGTCGAAGTCGCGCCCGCGCACCACCGGAATTCCGAACGCGCCGAAGTAGCCCCGTGGCGCGGAGGTCAGGTGCGACTCCATGGCCTCGTAGTTGATGCCGGCGACGCGTTCGGCGGGGTGCACGGAGAGCGGGGCGAGGATGGTGCCCGCCTGCATCGGCATGGCGGCGACGACGCCGGGCATCGCGGCCACGCGCTCGACGGCCGCGGCGATGCGGGACTCGCGCTCCGCACCGGCCACCCTGCCCGACCACGCGTCGAGCTCGATCTCGGCGATCTGGCCGGCCACGCTGGACACCGCGCCGCGGCCAATGTCGGTGAGCATCGTGGCGACCACCGCGCCCAGCCCCACCAGCAGCGGCTGCGTGAGGGTGATCTGCGCCACGACGAGCGCCCGCTGCAGCCGCGATCGTGTCGCCGCGACGGACCACGACGAACTCTTGAGCACCTCGCCCACGGATACGCGCGTGGCGTGCAGCGCCGGCGAGAGGCCGAGCAGCACGCCGGTGACGAGGGCGACCGTGCACGTGGCGGCGGTCACGCGCCAGTCCACCACGAGCTGCACGCCCTCCAGCATCGCGCCGAGCACGCGGATCCCGCCCGCCGTCACCGCGAGCCCGACCGCCGCGGCGCCGAGAGCCAGCAGCACGCTCTCGGTGAGGAGCTGCCGGATCAGCCGCTTGCGGGGCGCACCCAGCGACAACCGCACGCCGATCTCCCGCCGCCGCGCGACGGCCATCCCTACCATGAGCGCGCTGACGTTGGTGCAGGTGATGAGCAGCACGAGCAACGCGAACCCGCCGGCCGCCACCCCCGACACGAGCAGGTCCGCGCGCTGGCTGATCCGGCCGTTGCTGGCGAGCATCGGCACGACGTCGGCGCCGGGCGTCTCGTTGCGCGCGAGCTCCGTCCCCGCGTCCTCGTTCCGCCGCGAGACGGGCGCGCGCCCCGCGATGCCGGCGACCACCGGCGTCGCGTCCCTGGCCGTGACTCCCGCGCGCAGCCGGGCGGCCGCGCCCAGGAACTGGCTGTCGCGGCTCATGAACGCGGCCGGCGTGCGCTTCTGGATCAGGGGATACGCGGCGAGCGGCATCCACATCGTCATCCCGCCGCCGCCGTCCGTGCCGGTGAAGCGCGGCGGCGCGACGCCCACGACCTCCACCGGAAAGCCGTTGACGCGAATCGTGCGGCCGATCACGCTGCGCTCGCCCCCGAATCGCTGCCGCCACATCGCGTGGCTGATCATCGCGGTCGGCGGCGACGTCATGCGCATCACGTCCCTCTCCGCGGGCGGCGCGGCGCCGAGTGCCGGGTGCACGCCCAGGATGCCGAAGTAGTTGGGCGTCGCGTAGATCAGCCGCACGGTGACGGCGTCCGCATCGCCGAGGTTCACGAGGGCGGACTCGCTGGCGTACGCCGCCACGCCGCCGAACAGCTCCGCGCGGCCCGCGTACTCCTGCACCTCCGGCCACGACAGCAGGCGCGGCTGCTCCCCCATCCCCTCCGCGCGCACGGTCCCGCGGATGCGCACCAGCGACGCGTCGCGCGCGATCCCCGGCGCGGGCATCGTGGCGATCGAGTTGAGAAAGGTGAAGAGCACCACGTTGGTGCCGATCCCCAGCGACAGCACGACGACGATGGTGAGGGTGGAGAGCGGCGTGCGGCGGTAGTGGCGGACGGCGTAGCGCAGGTCGGCGGCGAGGCCCTCGATCCAGGGAAGGCCGCGCTGCTCGCGCACGCTCTCCACTGCCTGCGTGAGCCCGCCCGACGCGATCAGCGCCCGCCGCCGCGCCTCGGCCGGGGTCATGCCGCGGCGGACGTTCTCGTCGGTCTCCATCTGTAGGTGCGCCTCCATCTCCGCGCGCAGGTCGTCATCGGCGCCCGTGTGGCCCCGGAAGACGGCGCTCACGCGCGCCAGCGCCCTGCGTATCGCTTTCATGCGGGCTCCCGCTTCAGTGCGAAAAAGGTTGCGATCAGCTCCGCCGTCCGCTGCCATTCGTGGAGCTCGCGCGCCAGCTCCTTGCGGCCCGCGGGCGTGAGCGAGTAGAACTTGGCGCGGCGATTGTTCTCCGACTGGCCCCACTCGGCCGTCACGAAGCCCTCCTGCTCCAGCTTCAGCAGGGCGGGGTAGAGCGTGCCGTAGTTCAGCTCCAGCTGGTGCCTGCTCGTCTCCTCGATCCGCCGCGCCACGCCGTAGCCGTGCAGCGGCCCCAGCACGTCGAGGGTCTTCAGGATCATGAGCGCGAGCGTCCCCGGCTGAACGTCGCGTTTTTCCATCCGTTCTCTCCTATGGGTTGCCCATACGTGAGGGGCGCGATTTCGGTTTCATCTCCCTATGGTTAGCCAATAGGATGATGGAAACGGCGGCCGAGCGCAAGCATCTCGAGGTCAGCGCGCGTCCTGAACGGCTTGCCTCACGCGGAGACGCGGAGACGCGGAAGAGAAAAGCGGAGAAAGCCCCACGCCGGGCCTGGCGTGGGGCTCCTTTTGATGCTCCGCGCGGATGAACCGGAGCTCAGCTTGTCGCGGGCGGGTCGCCGTCGATGATGGCGGCGGCGCGGGCGGCGATGAAGTCCATCTGCCGGCGGCGGGTGTCGGCCCAGCGGGGGAGGCGAAGGATGTTGGCGCCGAACGCCGCGACGCTCGATGCGGCGATGAAGACCGGCACGAACAGGTCCTGCGGCGCTCCGCCCAGGAACGCGGAGCCCAGCCCCAGCGCCCCCGTCACGAATCCGATGCCGGCGACGGCGTTCAGGGAGCGCGCGTCGCCCTTTACCGTGCCCAGCCGGAGCCGGTAGCCGTTCCCCGTCGGCTCCACGCAGGCGTGCAGGTTCCCGTTGGCCCACTCCCGCAGCCCGCCCTGCGATGCCACTCGTCCGCGCGCGCCGAACGTCGCCCTGAGCTCGCCCACGAGCTGCTCCCACTCCGCGTCCCGGGGCGCGCGCGGCAGCGGGACGACGCGGATCACCTCGATGGGCATCCCCAGCGACGTGCGTGCAGGCGCCTCCAGGGCACGCGTCTCGAGAGCCGCCGCCGCGCGGGCCACTTCCCCCGCGTCCAGCCCGGCCTCGCGCCCGATCTGCTGCAGCTCCGCCAGCGTCAGCCCCGGCGCGGCCGTCGGCTGCGGATTCGCCAGCTCCCGGCGCGCCGCCACCGCGAAAATCTCCCGGACTTCATCGTCGTCGTAGGTGCGCTGCGGTGCCATGGTTTTCTCTCGTGCGGCGGTTCGGCGTGACGGCTGCCTGTATGATATACGAAAAAGGCTTCGGCCGCCCGGGTGTACGAGGCCAGGGCCTCCGCGGGTTCACGGTGCGCGAAGGGGCGGCGCCCGATGAGCGCCGCCCCTTTCTCTCGCGGTCCAGCGCGTTCAGCCCGGCAGCGGAACGGCGGGTCGGGCGTTGGTTCCCTCCGCGGTCGTGGGGTCGATGACCTCGAGCACCTCCTGCACGGAGTCCGCGGGGAAGCCGCCCTGCCGCGCGTGCTCCCGGATCATCTCCTCGTTCGGCGCGATGTAGAGGCAGGTGATCTTGTCGCCGGTCACGTAGCTCTGCACCCACTGGATCTGCGGCCCGAGTCCCTGCAGCACGCCGCACGACTTCTGCGCGATCGCGGTGAGATCCTGCGTGGAGAGTTGGCCGGCGCCTGGAATGTTGCGCTCGATCAGGTATTTCGGCATGAGTCCATCGCTCCGGATGTGAGGGTTAGGGGAGCAGGCGGAGCCAGGATTATGCGCGCGCCGTGTCGGCAGAACAAGAGTGGTGTGCGCCGGAAGGTGCCGGGTCCTGCGACGAGTGTTTCCTGCGATCTTGCGGTGTTCCGCGCCGGGCGCGACTCTGTACGTGCTGGCCGTAGCTTCACGGCGCCGAACCTCTACCCGCCGATCCCGCCATGCCGCAACGCCTCCTCCTGAGCGCCCTGCTGGTGCTCGCCACGCTCTGCGCCGGGCCGGCGCGCGCGCAGCAGGACACCGCCGCGCTGGCCGCCGCCTGCGACCGCGGCACCGCGCAGTCGTGCTTCGACCTCGCCAAGCGGCTGCACAGTGGGACGCCACGCGACGCACCCCGTGCCGCCGCCCTGTACCGCCGCGCGTGCGAGCGGGGCAACCTGTGGGGATGCACCAACCTCGGGTCGATGCTGGAGAATGCCGAAGGGGTTGCGGCCGACAGCGCGCAGGCGCTCGCGCTCTACCGGCGGGCGTGCGAGGGCGGCGACTTCCTCGGCTGCGCCAACGCGGGCGGCGCCTTCGAGTACGGTGTGGGCACGGCGCGCGATGCACGGCAGGCGACCGGGTTCTACCGCCGGGCGTGCGAGGGAGGCGAGGCGCGCGGGTGCTACGGGATGGGCGACCTGCTCTGGCGGGGTGAGGGCGTCGCGCAGGACTCCGCGCAGGCGGTGGCGCACTACCGCCGCGCGTGCGAAGGGAACCACCTGCCCGGGTGCCGCAACCTCGGGGTGCTGTACGAGCATGGCAGCGGCGTGCCGCGCGATGTGGCGCAGGCGGTGGCCCTGTACCGCCGCGCCTGCGATGGAGACGAGCCGCACGCCTGCGTCTACCTCGGCTATCTGTACGAGCGCGGCGAGGGCGCTCCCGAGAACCCGGCAGGGGCGGTGGAGCTGTACCGGCGCGGCTGCGAGGGCGGCAGTCCCATGGGATGCAAGTACCTGGGCGACATGTACTGGAACGGCATCGGCGTGGCGGAGGACCACGCGGCGGCCACCCCGTACTTCCGCCGCTCCTGCGACGACCGCTACGCGGAAGGATGCAGGGCGCTCGGCGTATCGTACGAGAACGGCGCGGGCGTACCCAAGGACCTGCCGCGGGCGCTCGCGCTCTTCTCACAGGCGTGCGAGAGCGGCGATGCGGTCGCGTGCCGCTACCAGGGCGACTTCTACGCCGAGGGCACCGGCACCGCGCGCGACGAGCCGCGGGCCAGGGCGCTCTTTCGCAGGGCGTGCGAGGGTGGAGACCAGGAGGCGTGCCCCCTCGCCGCCGGAGCGGGCGCGGCCGCGGAGGGGAACACGGGCGCCGCGCCGCCCGCCGACTCCGTCCTGGCGATCTTTCGCGACCCCGAAGTCGCCGGCTACCGCCTGACCGCCGCGAGCATGGTGAAGTTCATGGCGGCGACGCGCGCCATCGAGGCGCTCTCCGCCGCCGACTCGTCGCTCCGCACCGTGCTGCAGCCCGCCTCCCCCTCCGGCGCCGGCCTCACGCTCGCGCAGATCGTCGCGAAGTTGAGCGGGACGCCGGCCATCCGGGCGGAGATCGCGCGCGTTGGGATGGAGACGCGGGAGTACGCCCTCTTCATGCTCGCCACGCTGCGCGCGATCCCCGGCGCGGTGATGGCGGAGGTGAACGGCGGCGAGACGCGGGTCGCCCCCGGCGTGGAAGCGGACAACGTGCGCTTCCTCCGTGAGCACCGGCAGGAGATGGAGTTCCTGGTGGGAGTCCGGCCCTAGCGCGCGCTAAGCGATGAGCGGCCAAGCGCAAGACGTGCTCATGTACGTGCCCGTCATCGCCGCCGGGCTCTACCTGCTGCGCCGGCTGTGGACGCTGGCGCGGCCGCGGAGGACGGGGGACGAGGTGGCGAAGAAGCGGGAGGCGGAGCTCTACGACGCCGTCCTGCGCCGCGACGTCACCTCCGCGGCCGAGGCGCTGATGAACGGCGCGTCGGCCAACCATGCCCGCGTGGACCGCTGGAACTACGGGGAGTCGAGCGAGCCGGTGCTCCACCTCGCGTGCAAGCAGCACGACCTGGAGATGGTGGAGCTCCTGATCTCGCACGGGGCCAACCCGGACGCGCAGTACGAGAAGCTCGCCAGCGGCTACTTCGAGTACGAACCGTGTCTGCACGCCGCGGCGAGGGGGCCGGTGCCGGATTACGACGCCGGCCTGGGCCGCGTGACGCCGCGGCACCTGGAGATCATGCGCATCCTGCTGGAGAACGGCGCGGACCCGAACGTCCCGTACCGCGACCGTGACGACGCGTACCGCGAGCTCAACCTTCTCGGCAGCGTGCAGGACAATCCGGAGCTGGTGGCGCTGCTGTTGAAGCACGGCGCCCGCGCGTGAGACACCCCCGATCCCAAGCCACCAAGCCCCGCGCCCCATGAGATACCTCTCGACCTCGTCCGGGCGCCTTCGCAAGACGTGGGGAATCCGCGTGGGAATGGTCGCCGCGGGCGCGGTGTGGCTGGCGCTGGTGTCGACGACGCTGCCGATCCAGCAGGGGGACACGGTGGGGCCGTACACGCTGGCGCGACGGTGGGCGCTGGCGGGGTGTCTGCTGGGGCTGGCGATCGGATGGATGGCACGGGGGCGGCGCCGCGTGCGCAACCTCCTCGCGCTGGCGACCGTGACGAGCGGGGTGTTCGCCGCCACGTTCGCGCCCGTCCAGACAGAGGCGCCGATGGAGAACTTCCTCGGCGGCGCATTCGTGGGGCTGACGATGTTCGCGCTTCCCATCCTGCTGGTGCTGTACGGACTGCGCGGTGGCATCGCGCGCAGCGCGGAGGGCGAGCCGGCTCCGCTCCCCGCCGCCGCGCCCGATCCACAGACACCCACACTTGCGGGGCTGCGCGAGGACGAGGAGCGGATCCGCGGCCGGCTGAGGGAGATCGCGGCGCAGCGCCAGCGCCTGGACGCGGCCGATGCGCTGCTCGCGCGTGAGCTGGACGCGGCCACGCGCGCGCCGATCCGCGCCCGGCTGGACCACGCGCGCGGCGTGCTCGGCGAGCAGGAAGCGAGGCACGAGGCCCGTCTCTGGTCCATCGCCCTGGTGCACTGGCAGCATCGCCTGGCGCCGCTGGCCGAAACGCGCGACACCGCCGGCACCGACCCCCGCGCGCGGCTGGACGCGCTCGCCGCCATCGAGCGCGACGGCAGGGCGCTGCTGGACCGCTGGCGCGCGAACGGGGACGCGGCGGCCACGCACGAGGGCGAGCGCTGCATCACCCACATGCGCGACCTGCTGGAGCGGTGCTCGGAGCTTCGCCAGCAGATCGCGGTGGAGCAGGCGATGCTCGCCCTGCGCGGCATCAGCCCCGACGAGGACGAGCGGCGCACCACCGCCCTCTCCACCGAGCCGCTGGAGAGCCTGCGCACGAGCCGGGGCCTCGCCGCCGAGCTGGCCGCGCTGGAGATGGAGCACGCGCGCCTCGCGGAAGACCACGACGAGGCCCGCGACGTGGAACGCTTCCTCCGCGAGCTGGAAGGCAAGGCGGGCGGGCGCCAGGATCGCTGAACGGCGCCTCAGCCCGGCTTCCGCAGCAGCGCCAGCGAAAAGAAACCGCCGAGCCCCGCCGTCTCCCGGTGCTCCACGACGAGGGACGTCTGCGCGACGAGGGGGCCGAGCTGGCGGGTGATGTCGGTGGCCACGATGCGCGCCACCCCGTTCGCGGCGCGGCGCAGCAGGGACGGCTGCGCGCCCTCGGGAACCCACTTGTCCAGCACGGTCGCGCGTCCGCCCGGGCGCAGCACGCGCTCCGCCTCGCGCAGCGCCGCCAGCGGATCGGGTACTACGGCGAGAATCAGGTGCAGGAGGACGGCATCGTACGACGCGTCGGGCAGATCCAGCGCCTGCGCGTCCATCACCCGCGCATCGGCGGGGCGGCCGAGGGCGGCGGCGCGGCGGCGGGTGCGCTCCACCATGACGGGCGTCAGGTCCGTCGCGGTCACGAGCACGCCGGGCGGAAGGTGATCCAGGTCCGCCCCGGTGCCGCACCCGTCCACCAGCACCCGCTCGCCCGCCCGCAGATCCAGCAGCGCCGCCGCCCGCCGCCGATGCGCATCCATCCGCACCACCGCGTCGTAGACGGGCGCGATCAGTGTGTAGCGGATGCGGTTCCAGGCCAGCGCATCCACGAGCTCAGCTCCTCACACACCGCCCCCTCTCTCGATAACGGCGAGGGCGCAGCCCTCTCCTGTTATCGGGAGAGGGGGCAGCGAGGAACGAGCGGGGGTGAGGGCCCCTCACGCCAGCTCCCTGAACAACCGCTCCCGCGCCTCGCCGATCATGGCGCGCACCCGGTCGCGCAGCGCGGGCACGTCCGCCAGCGTCAGCCCCGTCGTCTCCACCGGATCCAGGACGTGGGCGACGGCGCGGGCGCGGTTGATCAGCCAGGTGCCCTTGGGGATGGCGTCGCGCGTGCCCGCCACGGCGATGGGAAGGATGGGGCACCCCAGCTCCACGGCCAGTCGAAA
It encodes:
- a CDS encoding ankyrin repeat domain-containing protein; translation: MSGQAQDVLMYVPVIAAGLYLLRRLWTLARPRRTGDEVAKKREAELYDAVLRRDVTSAAEALMNGASANHARVDRWNYGESSEPVLHLACKQHDLEMVELLISHGANPDAQYEKLASGYFEYEPCLHAAARGPVPDYDAGLGRVTPRHLEIMRILLENGADPNVPYRDRDDAYRELNLLGSVQDNPELVALLLKHGARA
- a CDS encoding DUF4242 domain-containing protein; protein product: MPKYLIERNIPGAGQLSTQDLTAIAQKSCGVLQGLGPQIQWVQSYVTGDKITCLYIAPNEEMIREHARQGGFPADSVQEVLEVIDPTTAEGTNARPAVPLPG
- a CDS encoding SRPBCC family protein — encoded protein: MSQANNPSAALSTERLLPASPRAIFAAFEQPEQLARWWGPSGFTNTFERFEFKPGGRWVFVMHGPNGADYPNESVFREIQPDTRIVIEHVVEPLFTLTVTLTPQDGHTHLTWVQEFETPETAERLRPICDPANEQNLDRLQALLASESP
- a CDS encoding SEL1-like repeat protein gives rise to the protein MPQRLLLSALLVLATLCAGPARAQQDTAALAAACDRGTAQSCFDLAKRLHSGTPRDAPRAAALYRRACERGNLWGCTNLGSMLENAEGVAADSAQALALYRRACEGGDFLGCANAGGAFEYGVGTARDARQATGFYRRACEGGEARGCYGMGDLLWRGEGVAQDSAQAVAHYRRACEGNHLPGCRNLGVLYEHGSGVPRDVAQAVALYRRACDGDEPHACVYLGYLYERGEGAPENPAGAVELYRRGCEGGSPMGCKYLGDMYWNGIGVAEDHAAATPYFRRSCDDRYAEGCRALGVSYENGAGVPKDLPRALALFSQACESGDAVACRYQGDFYAEGTGTARDEPRARALFRRACEGGDQEACPLAAGAGAAAEGNTGAAPPADSVLAIFRDPEVAGYRLTAASMVKFMAATRAIEALSAADSSLRTVLQPASPSGAGLTLAQIVAKLSGTPAIRAEIARVGMETREYALFMLATLRAIPGAVMAEVNGGETRVAPGVEADNVRFLREHRQEMEFLVGVRP
- a CDS encoding methyltransferase domain-containing protein, coding for MDALAWNRIRYTLIAPVYDAVVRMDAHRRRAAALLDLRAGERVLVDGCGTGADLDHLPPGVLVTATDLTPVMVERTRRRAAALGRPADARVMDAQALDLPDASYDAVLLHLILAVVPDPLAALREAERVLRPGGRATVLDKWVPEGAQPSLLRRAANGVARIVATDITRQLGPLVAQTSLVVEHRETAGLGGFFSLALLRKPG
- a CDS encoding PadR family transcriptional regulator codes for the protein MEKRDVQPGTLALMILKTLDVLGPLHGYGVARRIEETSRHQLELNYGTLYPALLKLEQEGFVTAEWGQSENNRRAKFYSLTPAGRKELARELHEWQRTAELIATFFALKREPA
- a CDS encoding ABC transporter permease, which translates into the protein MKAIRRALARVSAVFRGHTGADDDLRAEMEAHLQMETDENVRRGMTPAEARRRALIASGGLTQAVESVREQRGLPWIEGLAADLRYAVRHYRRTPLSTLTIVVVLSLGIGTNVVLFTFLNSIATMPAPGIARDASLVRIRGTVRAEGMGEQPRLLSWPEVQEYAGRAELFGGVAAYASESALVNLGDADAVTVRLIYATPNYFGILGVHPALGAAPPAERDVMRMTSPPTAMISHAMWRQRFGGERSVIGRTIRVNGFPVEVVGVAPPRFTGTDGGGGMTMWMPLAAYPLIQKRTPAAFMSRDSQFLGAAARLRAGVTARDATPVVAGIAGRAPVSRRNEDAGTELARNETPGADVVPMLASNGRISQRADLLVSGVAAGGFALLVLLITCTNVSALMVGMAVARRREIGVRLSLGAPRKRLIRQLLTESVLLALGAAAVGLAVTAGGIRVLGAMLEGVQLVVDWRVTAATCTVALVTGVLLGLSPALHATRVSVGEVLKSSSWSVAATRSRLQRALVVAQITLTQPLLVGLGAVVATMLTDIGRGAVSSVAGQIAEIELDAWSGRVAGAERESRIAAAVERVAAMPGVVAAMPMQAGTILAPLSVHPAERVAGINYEAMESHLTSAPRGYFGAFGIPVVRGRDFDAPEYAHPADGMARAPSYDRAIIGRDLARRLWGGADPLGRRLVIGQPNRPGSAAMVVVGVVDEAAAGPSEANGQVRVYVPYSSMNMGVVARTAGPALPMLNAMREAVAAEAPQMSINRAQTLEQREAEARRSVMRAGGAVAVGGVLALLLSAIGLYAVVSFAVGQRTREIGIRTALGAQRRQVVRMFFAKGLALSALGLLLGLPLSLLATRLIDAKLNVPLSSSPLLGIAVGALVFVVASVAVWIPAHRASTIDPVLALRIE